ACACTGCCGTGCTTTGACAGTACCGCAATGATCTCAACTTGCTTGGCGCTGCTGAGTTTCACGTCTCCGCCCATATTGGTGCTGTCATCCAGGGTCACTGTGGCTGGCAACGCCTTGGCGCTGATCTTGGTCGCGGCCAGAGGGACTTTTGGGCCTTCAGTCGCACGGGCAAAGATAAACAGCATATCTGAATCGCTGACATTGGCAGCAAGCTCAGGTGATACGGAAATTTGCACTGTTACCGTTTGTTCTGCCTTGGCAATTGGCTGATGTACGCTGTCCTGGGGCATCTCACCGGATTCGGCGGCCATCTTCATCCGTGCGGTTTCGATAGCGTTCATCAGCGCGGTTCTATCGATATCGGTGCGCTCGGTAGCCAGAATGCTCTGCCATGCGTCGATAGCTTTTTGATAGTTTGCGGTAAAGAATGAATCCATGCCCACCAACAGCAGCGTTGAGGGATCCTGCGGATCCAGTGACAAAGACTGGTCTATCAACGCCTGGATCTCGGCCGACATCTGTTGATTATTCTTGTAGTAAAGGGCTGTGGCTTTGGGACCCAGTAATTCAGCATGGGTACCTACCAGCGCCATCACCTTATCAAAGGCGTTGACGGCTTCATCAAAACGGTTGGCAGAAATATAGGCGTGGCCCAGGTTAAACCAGGCTTGGCTGTTGTCAGGTTCGGCTTGTACGGCCATTTCCATCATCTGTACCCGCTGGGACATGATCTGTTCGGCGGTCATACCTTCATGTGGATTGGCGGCACGGGGAGGGTTGGCCACGTTTTCATACTGGCCGAGGTGCTGATACATGTATCCGGAAATACCCAGGATAGTCACTGACATGACCACAGGCCAGAGCAGGCCTTTGGGCTTTACAGTGTTAACCAGAGACTCGTCATTGCCCTGCTTGATGTCCTGCAGCAGGCTAATCTCGAGTTCTTTTTTCAGCGCTTCGAATTCCTGATTATCCAACAGACCTTCGGCCAGTTCTTTTTCCAGAATCGCTAAACGTTCGTTAAAGAGTTCGAGGTTGGTTTGCTTTCGCACACCAGCTTCTTCTGCCTGTAGCAGACGCTGCTGCCGGAAGTGGGGCACCCAGATCAGCATAAGGCCGATCAGCACAACAAATGCAATCAAAATCCAGAATGTGGTCATTATCTTATATTACCTTGGTTGCCTTGAATGGCGATACCGCCGGGTTTGCGGGTGAGATTATACGATAAGCATATTCATTGAACAGTAATATAAGCTTAAGCCCCGAGCCGAAACGCCAGAGTTGGGCACTGGTTCACAGAAAGCTGATTTAACTGCAACCAATTGGCAATAATGGGGTCAGAATGTTCGCCCAAGGGTGGTTGGGTGCAAATTTCGCCTATGGCATAAGAATGAGACTGGCCACCCAGATTTGCGCGAAAGTGGCAGACAGGAACTATAGCAACTACTAAAATGGCGCAAATTCGCAAAAACTAATGTGTGATTCATGTTGTGGGTCGATAGTAGTTGTAAGGCTGTCGACCCGGACTAATAAGACTGAGGAGTACCCATGATCCCGGAACTTGGACACTTTGCGCTGATAACAGGACTGGCATTTGCCATACTGCTCAGCTGCGTGCCGCTCATTGGAGTCGCGCGCAAAGATCAGTATCTCGTGCGCTACGCCTGGCCATTGGCCTACGGTATGTTTCTGTTCATTGCACTGTCTGTTGTGACGCTGGCGTACAGCTTCGCAGTCGATGATTTCTCAGTCGCTTACGTGGCACACCATTCCAACTCACAGTTGCCCAGCTTCTTCAAGATAGCTGCCGTTTGGGGTGGTCACGAAGGCTCCCTGCTGTTTTGGGTGTTTTCCCTTTCAGTATGGGCCGCTGCAGTAGCCAAATTCAGTAAGGGATTGGAAGAGGTCTTTACCGCCCGGGTACTGGCGGTGCTCGGTATGATTACCGTGGGCTTTACTCTGTTCATGCTGCTGACCTCGAGCCCGTTCGAGCGCCTGTTCCCGACACCAATGGAAGGTCGTGACCTTAACCCCATGCTGCAGGACGTAGGTCTTATCTTCCACCCACCTATGCTGTACCTGGGTTATGTGGGCTTCTCGGTCAGCTTTGCGTTTGCGATTGCAGCGTTGCTCAGTGGTCGTCTCGACTCAGCCTGGGCCCGCTGGAGCCGTCCGTGGACGCTGGCGGCGTGGATTTTCCTGACCGGTGGTATCGCGCTGGGTTCCTGGTGGGCTTACTATGAGCTTGGCTGGGGTGGCTGGTGGTTCTGGGATCCGGTAGAGAACGCCTCCTTTATGCCATGGCTGATTGGTACAGCTCTGGTGCATTCGCTGATTGTAACCGAGAAGCGCGGCACCTTCCGTAACTGGACGGTACTGTTGTCTATCTTTGCTTTCTCCCTGAGTTTGCTCGGTACTTTCATCGTACGTTCCGGCGTACTGACCTCGGTGCACTCCTTTGCTGCCGACCCAAGCCGCGGCATGTTTATCTTGCTGC
The window above is part of the Shewanella litorisediminis genome. Proteins encoded here:
- the ccmI gene encoding c-type cytochrome biogenesis protein CcmI, with amino-acid sequence MTTFWILIAFVVLIGLMLIWVPHFRQQRLLQAEEAGVRKQTNLELFNERLAILEKELAEGLLDNQEFEALKKELEISLLQDIKQGNDESLVNTVKPKGLLWPVVMSVTILGISGYMYQHLGQYENVANPPRAANPHEGMTAEQIMSQRVQMMEMAVQAEPDNSQAWFNLGHAYISANRFDEAVNAFDKVMALVGTHAELLGPKATALYYKNNQQMSAEIQALIDQSLSLDPQDPSTLLLVGMDSFFTANYQKAIDAWQSILATERTDIDRTALMNAIETARMKMAAESGEMPQDSVHQPIAKAEQTVTVQISVSPELAANVSDSDMLFIFARATEGPKVPLAATKISAKALPATVTLDDSTNMGGDVKLSSAKQVEIIAVLSKHGSVKPQSGDLKGSLNEVAVGGESVNLVLDTLVQ